TAATCGCGCGGTTTTTATTCCCGTTAGCGATGCCGCTGCTATTAAAAATTGTTCTCTCTCTGCTGGTGTTACTGGCTTCACAGTATCTGCTGGTCAGTCGCTTTACCTCCGGCAGCATGTTCTCGCCGGAAATGCCCCGCGCCATCGTCATTCTGTTCAACTGGGGTTTTAGCGCCGTTTTGTTTCTCGCGCTCACCCAGTTTGTGATTGATGTGGTGGCGCTGATCTCGCTGTTATTCCGTCATCCGTTTGAAATCGTGCCGGCGATTCGTTATGTGGCGGCGGCTTTTGCTTTCATCCTTGCCACCGTCGGTGTTTATCAGGCGATACGCGTTCCGCCGGTTAAAGATGTGACGATCGCCATTAAAGATCTTCCCCGTGAGTTCGAAGGCTATCAGTTGCTGCAGCTGACCGATATGCACATCACCAAACTCTTCAATGAGAAGTGGACGCGCGCGCTGGTGCAGAAAGCTATGACGCTGGATGTCGATCTGATTCTGGTGACCGGTGATGTGATTGATGGCACGTTGCACAATCGCCGCGCGGACGTGGAGCCATTGCGCGGTTTACATGCGCCTGATGGTGTTTTTGCCATCACCGGCAACCATGAATATTTCTTCGAGCAGGAGCGCTGGACCGCGCATCTGGCATCGCTGGGGCTGGAACCTTTGCTTAATCGCCATACCGTGATTAACCGCCATGGCGCAGAGCTGGTGATTGCCGGCATGCCGGATACCTCAGCTTCACGTCGTGGGGCCGTGGGGCCGGATTTAGATTTGGCGTTGGCAGGTGCACCGGAAAATGCGCCGGTAATTCTGCTCGATCACCAGCCGCGCAATGCACGGCAAAACGCCGTGAAGAACATCGATCTGCAGCTGTCCGGACATACGCACGGCGGCCTGATTGTGGGCTTTGACCGGCTGTTTGCCAAACCTAACGCGGGTTTTGTCTCGGGGTTGTATCAGGTGGATGGCATGCAACTCTATGTCAACAACGGAACCGCACTTTGGCCGGGCATGGCGGTTCGCTTAGGCCGACCATCGGAGTTAACTCGCATTACCCTGCAGCGTAAAGAGTAAAGCGCTCACTCAGGTCGCCAGCGCGCATTGAGACTTCAATGCGCGCTGGAATGTAAAGCACATCAGCGCCGCGACGCATCCCACAATCTCATCATTTGCGCGATGCCCCGTTCAACCTCCACGAGGGGAACGTTATCCCGCGCCAGCGTTGAGATGCCCAGCATAAAACTGTTGAAGCTGACCGCCAGTGCCAGCGTCTCCTCATCATTTTTCAACTCTCCACTGCTGATGCCTCTCTCAACGCAATGCTTAATGCCTGCACCGGTACGCATGCGCGACGCCTCAAACGGTTTCAGCACGTGACGATTCTCTTCAGCGCAGGATGACATCACGCTGAGCGCAACCATGCATCCGCGCGGATGCGAAGGATCGTACTGCATTCTGGCGGAGTTCAGCAGCGCCGTCTCCAGCGCCTGCCGGGCGGGTAAGCGGCTATCCCACAACGCTTCCGTTACCTGGGCATGCGTTTGCAGATAACAGTTCGCCGCTTCAGCAAACAGTGCTTCTTTCGATCCAAACGCGGCATAGAAGCTTGGCGCGGTTATCCCCTTGCCTATCGATGCTTTCAGCTGCGCGAGCGAGGTTGAATCGTAGCCATTTTGCCAAAAGAGGTGCATGGCTTTCACTACCGCTTCATCCCGGTCAAATTGTCTTGGTCTGCCTGTTCTCATCATCAACTCCTCCGCCATTTATACTAATCGATACAGAATTCATTGACAACGTACAGCAGCTCTACGCAATATAAATACCGATCGATACATATATTGATGTTGCGCGATGGCGTTGTTCTTACTCAACTAAAGGCTTAACGATGAAATTAGATAAACATGGAGAGGCGCAGCAATTGCCGATATTGGCGCTGCTGGCGCTGGCGATGGCGGGCTTTATTTGTATTCTGACGGAGACGATACCCGCTGGTTTGCTGCCGCAAATCAGTCAGGGACTGGCTATTTCGCCTGCGCTGGCGGGTCAGCTGGTTACCGCGTATGCCGCTGGTTCCCTGATCGCAGCGATTCCGCTGACGCTGCTGACACGAAGCTGGTCGCGCCGCGTGGTTCTGTTGAGCACCGTCGGTGGATTTCTGGTTTTTAACACGCTCACCGCCGTCTCTTCTAACATCACCCTCATTTTAATCGCGAGATTTTTAGCCGGGGCGTCGGCTGGCTTAGCGTGGAGTTTGATTGCGGGCTATGCACGCAGAATGGTGATTCCCTCGCTGCAGGGACGTGCATTGGCACTCGCCATGGTAGGCACGCCAATTGCGCTCTCATTGGGCGTTCCAGCGGGAACCTGGATGGGATCGTTACTTGGATGGCGTCTGACTTTTGCCGTGATGTCGGGGCTGTCGATCATCCTGATTGGCTGGATACTGCTGGCCGTGCCGAATTATCCCGGCCATTCCGCGAAGCAAAAAATGCCGCTCGCGGCGGTATTACGTCTGCCCGGCGTACGCTCCGTGCTTGGCGTGGTGCTGGCGTGGATGCTGGCGCATAACATTCTCTATACCTATATCGCACCCTTTATTGCCTCGGCGGGACTGGCGGCGCGAGTGGATCTGGTGCTGCTGATCTTTGGCATTGCCGCGCTGGGCGGGATTTTCATCACCGGCAAAATCATCGATACCCATCTGCGCAAAGCGGTGCTGTTATCCCTGTCGATGTTTGCGGTGGTAGCGCTGGTGTTTGGCTTGATCACGTTAACACCCGGCGTGATCTATCCAGGCGCCGCCGTCTGGGGGCTGACATTCGGCGGTGCCGCGACGCTGCTCCAGACGGCATTGGCCGATGCCGCCGGTGAATATGCCGACGT
The nucleotide sequence above comes from Pantoea nemavictus. Encoded proteins:
- a CDS encoding metallophosphoesterase translates to MFHLIFSIPSWYVIARFLFPLAMPLLLKIVLSLLVLLASQYLLVSRFTSGSMFSPEMPRAIVILFNWGFSAVLFLALTQFVIDVVALISLLFRHPFEIVPAIRYVAAAFAFILATVGVYQAIRVPPVKDVTIAIKDLPREFEGYQLLQLTDMHITKLFNEKWTRALVQKAMTLDVDLILVTGDVIDGTLHNRRADVEPLRGLHAPDGVFAITGNHEYFFEQERWTAHLASLGLEPLLNRHTVINRHGAELVIAGMPDTSASRRGAVGPDLDLALAGAPENAPVILLDHQPRNARQNAVKNIDLQLSGHTHGGLIVGFDRLFAKPNAGFVSGLYQVDGMQLYVNNGTALWPGMAVRLGRPSELTRITLQRKE
- a CDS encoding TetR/AcrR family transcriptional regulator, with the protein product MMRTGRPRQFDRDEAVVKAMHLFWQNGYDSTSLAQLKASIGKGITAPSFYAAFGSKEALFAEAANCYLQTHAQVTEALWDSRLPARQALETALLNSARMQYDPSHPRGCMVALSVMSSCAEENRHVLKPFEASRMRTGAGIKHCVERGISSGELKNDEETLALAVSFNSFMLGISTLARDNVPLVEVERGIAQMMRLWDASRR
- a CDS encoding MFS transporter; protein product: MKLDKHGEAQQLPILALLALAMAGFICILTETIPAGLLPQISQGLAISPALAGQLVTAYAAGSLIAAIPLTLLTRSWSRRVVLLSTVGGFLVFNTLTAVSSNITLILIARFLAGASAGLAWSLIAGYARRMVIPSLQGRALALAMVGTPIALSLGVPAGTWMGSLLGWRLTFAVMSGLSIILIGWILLAVPNYPGHSAKQKMPLAAVLRLPGVRSVLGVVLAWMLAHNILYTYIAPFIASAGLAARVDLVLLIFGIAALGGIFITGKIIDTHLRKAVLLSLSMFAVVALVFGLITLTPGVIYPGAAVWGLTFGGAATLLQTALADAAGEYADVALSMNVVTWNSAIALGGLTGGLLLKHAGSQSFPWAILILLLVALAIALRAHQGFPATSSRAKVSLSPASETE